GGGTCTAACAAAGACAGGCGGCGCCCCTCCTCATTTGTCGCTTAtgattaatgaaaataaaatgtcaaaggTCCGTTAAGTTTGTTGAACTcttttcgctctcgctcgctgtctctctcttgcaCTCTTTTGTCAAAGCTTCAAAGCTGCGGCGTTATCACCAAGCGGAACAAAATGGAAAGTGTGCattacacataaataaatagttacatatatattgtacatATGTTATGTTGTACAAATGTTTCGCCTGCGGGCTTTTTGACGTACTGTCAATCATaattgctgctttcttttggaagtgaagtgaaatgcaattgcagccGACGATAAATCAATTCAATGAGCCGAGCTGCAACTGAAGTAGCATATGGCAAAAGCTGCTGGCACTTTATCGCCTCCGTCTATGTCTATCTCACTCTAGCTATCTCGCATCGGCTCTTTGGGCAttgggcctgggcctgggcctcGGCATCAATTAACATTCCTCGCCTTGTGGCATTTTCATTAAGCAATGTAATTAATAAgattaaacaacaattgcgttgtcgccatcgccatcgcatTCGCTGTGCGGGTGAAGCGACGACCGCACCCATTTCTGTCCAAGCTGTAAGTCGTAgtgaaaaattatgaaaaatatgcaaagcgcaTCGCATGGCAAGCGCGCGCGCCTtcgctttaagctttaaacgTTTTTGGAGCGGCGCGCCGACGACGATGTTGGGGCCTAATAATGCTgccgctactgctgctgctgcttatgggGATGGAATGTGTGTAGAGTGTGAGTGGACAGTGACAGGCATTTGTCTAGCGGCTACTTAAAGATAAGGGCAACGcttcgacgacgacgacggctaGGCGGGGGCCACGCGAAgacaaactgcagcaacaattttttattaaaagcaattacaaaacGGGCACAAACGGGGCTTGGAATTTGTGCATGGCAAAGAGGCTGGAAAACAACACATGAAAAGgcagaaaaaaatgaaataataaaactaaatgaagcaaagctgcagctgctgctgctgctgcagctccacaAAGACAAAGAGCATATGAGCGTGAGAGACAtacacaccacaccacacaatTTGAGAGCgagaagagagcgagagcgcaaaaCTCCGAGTGCCAAGTGCAAAAATTTTGCGCAAGTGTGTGGGCAGGCAATGGAGCTAGCAGAATGGCGTGGAAGGGGGGAATTGGAGTATAAAGCACAACTTATGAGAGAGAAGCAAAATCGAGACCGTTGACAACCGGAGCAGCACTGTGGCGTCggcgcacacacaaattttatgtatacgctgtagacacacacacacacacacgctcgcACTCACACAGCCACATGTAGAAACATGAGCAGACAGGAATAAAatccagcaacaacaacgaacaagCACTCTCGGGCTACAGGTTCAACTAagagacactcacacacacacacatatacacatttaCAGCTACACCAACGCATTGGAAGTACGTGCgtttgtgtatgtatgtgtgtgtgctgtagaATGAAAAGGCAAATGCTAAATGTATCCCTTTTCAGCGCATGGCTAGTAGGTATAAGGGCGCGGTGCGCGGAGCCGGTCAGGTCACAGGCTTAGCACACAATCATGGCGGTttttatgtatgcgtgtgtgtagaAAAAAATCTCTACcgcaaaaatacacacacacacaggcagacagactcacacacatatgccAGGCagaaaattgctgctgcggATGGATGGATGATGATGAAAAAAACCCGCCAGAGGAAAATGggaaaattgtaattgttaaaaCTTCAAACTATACAAATTACATATGCTGGTGAAAATTGCTGGAAAATTACATGTGTGTTTTAATGGAAAATTTACCTCATACTTCAGTCCGACCAGACGCAGCCAAGTCTCCACTTTCAAGCAATATGGCGAGAGCGATGGCAGCAGGGGGGTGCGCGAAAACTGATACAGATAGATAATGTCCTTTTCAAAATTGGTCTTGTGCACATTGAACTTTTGTGCTGGCGCTTCTGAttttgctggcgctgcagcggCAGTCGCAGCGGCTTCGCCACCATCTTTCTTTGCATCGGCAGCCCCatcagcagcggctgctggtGACGCCTTTGCATcctctttgttgttgtcttgggCGGCGGCAGCGTTCTCAGTTGCGGCGACAGGCTCGGCAGCAGGTTTTTCCGCCTGTTCGGCAGCAGCATTTTCTGTGCTTGCTGCTACTGCAACTGCAGGCGTTTCCTCAGCGGGTATTTGAGCTACTTCGgttgccattttaatttattttttcttttcgcttctttttttttttttaattcaagttGCGCTTGCTTTCTTTCAAATGCTTTACACTTTTCCTTGTTCAAATGCACggcactcacacatacacagagttAACCACCACTACTGTTTCAAAAATGCACCAGACAATATGCGCAGACCGACAAAAAGTACCGTAACTAGACGCTCACAAAACAGACGACGCGCGTAAACGTCCGTACGCTTCTACAACCAAATTTACAATAACAGCGAACTAACAGACTATCCcgcagatacagatacatgcAATCAGTACTGCCAATTCAGCTTTTTCCTCGTCAAATCCCGCCAACGGCGGGACAATTTAGAGATGTGCGGGAAGCGagcattttagcttttttaataaataaatctggACCTTTGCATATTTGTGTATGATTGGTACGTTAAGATCGTACGAAAGCGAGGATAAAGTAAATTTGACAAACTAATGGAAGTTTTATTATACATAGCAAGCAGCCCACTCTCTAAGCAACGAAACGGCGAATCGTCATCGCTAAATTATAGCAATTATTTCTGTATGTCATACGTATTAGTGCAGCTCATACTATTAAGACGAGCCTCGAACATGGATCATGGATTATCCGCCAATTAACTGTCAACCATTTAGATACAGTTTTAGAGTCATCGAACAGTTTGTTACCAATGAACCAGGGCTGTCAGAGTATTATAGAAACAATTGCTGAGGCAACACTGTTCatcaaaatatacacaaatgcTATGAATATCATTAATAATGATAATTATAGTTATCTAATAGATTCCTTTTATTCAATTAGTAAACTGAGCTCGATAATATAAtcacaatattattatttcttcGAAAGATCACAGTTTGACTTGCTGCACTGTATTTGTGCTGGATGACACTTGACGAACCGTATCCAAACAAAGTGATTTGTCTGCGACcttttgttgctatatttaataaaaacactcataaacaaaagtaaactcGACTGTTAAACAATGGGCGCTGCTTTAGGCCTTTGTTCGGCTGCCCAGGTAAGTAGATATACAGCTAATTAAGCTAATATCAAATAGGAAAAACTAAATGCGCAGCTGCTGAGacagcataaaaatcaattttcagTGCCGACCAACTTGAAGATAAAAACGCTAACATATGTTTAcatattgattatttatttttagtgcgcGCTCTGCTGCACTGGCACTGCAGCCAGCATGTGTTGCTCCGCATGTCCCACATGCAAGAACTCTTCCTCGTCGCGTTTTATGTACGCCTTTATGCTGCTCGTGGGCACAGTGCTGGGCGCCATAGCACTCTCGCCAGGATTACAGGATACGCTGAAGAAACTACCTTTTTGCGTTAACTCTACTTCGACGTATAGTGCCAAGACTATAGGCGCTTTATCGGGCGGATCGCTGCAAGTGGATTGTGAATATGCTTTGGGTTATATGGCAGTCTATCGTCTATGCTTTGGCTTAGCTTGTTTCTTTACCTTGATGGCGGTGATTATGCTGGGCGTCAAGAGCTCTCGTGATCCGCGTTCGCATATACAGAATGAGTTTTGGCCATTGAAGTTCTTGATCTGCTTTGGCGCTTCCATTGCTGCTATCTTTATACCAGATGGCTCATTTGGTCCTGCCATGATGTGGGTAGGACTCATAGGTGGACTGGCCTTTATACTTGTGCAGCTGATTATAATTGTGGACTTTGCGCATAGTGTGGCTGAAAATTGGATTGGTGAGGCTTAATATTAATTCGATTTGGCAGTTTCTAAATTGTATGTAATTTGCAGAAAATGCGGAGAACAATCGTGGCTACTACTATGCTTTAGCTGGTGTTACTCTACTTGGTTATATAGCTTCGCTTACTGGCATTACTTTGCTTTATATCTACTTTACTACTGTAAGATACAAATTTGCAACTTAAGCTTACTTTACGGCATGtgaatttcttttctttacaGTCCACTGGCTGCGGCATTAACAAGTTCTTCATTTCCATCAATCTTATACTCTGCTTGGTCATAAGCATAATTTCTGTGCTGCCTGCAGTGCAGGAACGTCTGCCGCACTCTGGTTTGCTGCAAAGCTCGCTGGTGACGCTCTACACCATCTATTTGACCTGGTCCGCTGTGGCTAACAATCCGGGTAGCTTTTAATGCTCAAATCTAATTGTATGTTTACTCATTCTATAATTTGTAGAGAAAGCCTGCAATCCTGGCATGTTTGGTTTGATGGAGGATCTGTCTAATGTGACCACTACTATGGCTCCACCCACACACAACTCCAAGGTTACCTTTGATACCACCAACATTATTGGCCTGGTCGTCTGGCTGCTTTGCATACTCTACAATTGCTTCAGCTCTGCTGTGGAGGTGTCCAAGATTAATCATGACAGCAGCGAGAAACGTGGTACGTTCATCAGCTTTATGTATCAATGTCGTCATGCAGCTTTCACAGTCTTACACGAACTTACGCACATTcattattacacacacacacgcttctCATTTATTCGTGGCTAATAATTACTAACacacttttgtatatttgcgcAACACttcttttgatttatttatttatatatcttcCACTAACGTTTAACCCAACGGTACTTTTGGTTACTTGAAACTGTGTAACGACAATGGTCGACCTACCTTAAACTAATCTAGTTTTAACAGAAGCTATATCAGACACAGAGTCCGGACAAGTTGATGGCAAGCCGGCTACTGACAATGAAACCGATGGAGTTACCTACAGCTGGACTGCTTTCCATACAGTGCTCGTCTGCGGTTAGTAAGAGTGTTTAAGCTAACGAATCATTtactaaatatgtatattctgTAGCTTCCTTGTATGTCATGATGACTTTGACCAACTGGTACAAACCCAACTCGGATATACAGCTGTTCAATGGCAATGAGGCTTCTATGTGGGTTAAAATCATTTCCAGCTGGTTGGGCATCTTTATCTACGGCTGGAGTCTTATGGCGCCCATTGTGCTAACCAATCGCGACTTTagttaaatacaaacataactataaacaaaaatacgtattaatacatacatatatattataaatgtagGCGTGGTCTCTATGTCAGGCCGAAGCGTTTCTTTAGTAAATATTGGCCAtcagtttaaacaaataactaCAGTTTACTCATAGCTTAATCTcaacaacaaagtttataaataaactacatatatacatatacacaacaTATTTAATGTGCAACTCTTAACAAGTCTTAactcttaattaaataaaatttagtcaGAGTtctagctgcaatttgttgttttgctttaaactttcTTGCAGACGTTGCAACACCACAGCCTTGCCTAGGATTTCCATCATTTCAGCTACACCAGGACCTTCTTGTAGGCCACTCAAAGCGCCACGTAGCGTTTTCATCAATATGGgaaatttaacttttgttgtttgcgcaTAAGCTTTGAGCGTGACATTAAGTTCATCCTtgtgaaattgttgcaaggctgttagttgttgcaacagctgctgtaaTTGCTCCACGCTTAGATGCTGCAATTCATAGTTGTGTGGCTTCACCCAGAGAAAGCTCAACTTGCTGCTAGTTAAATCCTGTAACAGCGTCAAGCGTTGCGCTGCCCACTGCAGCACTTCAGTTATATGTGCCTCAGCCAAGtccaaattgttgctgcaaatttttgtgatttattataaatggATTGATAAGATTGAAGGCACTTACTGCTCGGGATAGGCCTGCTTGACCAGCTGTTGCACATGCTGCACCAGCTGCAAACGTGTTTCCTTATGCGCCAATCGCTGCTTAATCTCTAGCTGATTGTAATCATTCAGCAGCTCTGCATTTAGTCTGGACGGATGAGCATTAACGCGCTCCAAGCTAAATTCTGTCGCCAATTGCTGCAGCGTTAATAACTGTGGCTTGGCATTAGCTTTGTGCTCAAAGC
The DNA window shown above is from Drosophila busckii strain San Diego stock center, stock number 13000-0081.31 chromosome 3L, ASM1175060v1, whole genome shotgun sequence and carries:
- the LOC108600212 gene encoding serine incorporator 1 isoform X3, coding for MGAALGLCSAAQCALCCTGTAASMCCSACPTCKNSSSSRFMYAFMLLVGTVLGAIALSPGLQDTLKKLPFCVNSTSTYSAKTIGALSGGSLQVDCEYALGYMAVYRLCFGLACFFTLMAVIMLGVKSSRDPRSHIQNEFWPLKFLICFGASIAAIFIPDGSFGPAMMWVGLIGGLAFILVQLIIIVDFAHSVAENWIENAENNRGYYYALAGVTLLGYIASLTGITLLYIYFTTSTGCGINKFFISINLILCLVISIISVLPAVQERLPHSGLLQSSLVTLYTIYLTWSAVANNPEKACNPGMFGLMEDLSNVTTTMAPPTHNSKVTFDTTNIIGLVVWLLCILYNCFSSAVEVSKINHDSSEKRDTESGQVDGKPATDNETDGVTYSWTAFHTVLVCASLYVMMTLTNWYKPNSDIQLFNGNEASMWVKIISSWLGIFIYGWSLMAPIVLTNRDFS
- the LOC108600212 gene encoding serine incorporator 1 isoform X2, producing MGAALGLCSAAQCALCCTGTAASMCCSACPTCKNSSSSRFMYAFMLLVGTVLGAIALSPGLQDTLKKLPFCVNSTSTYSAKTIGALSGGSLQVDCEYALGYMAVYRLCFGLACFFTLMAVIMLGVKSSRDPRSHIQNEFWPLKFLICFGASIAAIFIPDGSFGPAMMWVGLIGGLAFILVQLIIIVDFAHSVAENWIENAENNRGYYYALAGVTLLGYIASLTGITLLYIYFTTSTGCGINKFFISINLILCLVISIISVLPAVQERLPHSGLLQSSLVTLYTIYLTWSAVANNPEKACNPGMFGLMEDLSNVTTTMAPPTHNSKVTFDTTNIIGLVVWLLCILYNCFSSAVEVSKINHDSSEKREAISDTESGQVDGKPATDNETDGVTYSWTAFHTVLVCASLYVMMTLTNWYKPNSDIQLFNGNEASMWVKIISSWLGIFIYGWSLMAPIVLTNRDFS
- the LOC108600212 gene encoding serine incorporator 1 isoform X1, with the translated sequence MGAALGLCSAAQCALCCTGTAASMCCSACPTCKNSSSSRFMYAFMLLVGTVLGAIALSPGLQDTLKKLPFCVNSTSTYSAKTIGALSGGSLQVDCEYALGYMAVYRLCFGLACFFTLMAVIMLGVKSSRDPRSHIQNEFWPLKFLICFGASIAAIFIPDGSFGPAMMWVGLIGGLAFILVQLIIIVDFAHSVAENWIENAENNRGYYYALAGVTLLGYIASLTGITLLYIYFTTSTGCGINKFFISINLILCLVISIISVLPAVQERLPHSGLLQSSLVTLYTIYLTWSAVANNPEKACNPGMFGLMEDLSNVTTTMAPPTHNSKVTFDTTNIIGLVVWLLCILYNCFSSAVEVSKINHDSSEKRVLTEAISDTESGQVDGKPATDNETDGVTYSWTAFHTVLVCASLYVMMTLTNWYKPNSDIQLFNGNEASMWVKIISSWLGIFIYGWSLMAPIVLTNRDFS